The sequence AAAATACTTAAAAAATTTCACTTGAACGATTTTACTCGCCGTCTATTTTCATTTGTGACGCGAGAAGATTCATCGAGTGCTGTATCAGCTGCAGCGCATTCACTGACGATGGATGGGGACCTAGCCGGTTCGATGAAGGGCGACGTCCCAGCCCCCGCTCCCATGACAACAATAAAATCTGCTCTCGATATTCCTGTCGGCTTGTCAGGTGTCTGACGAGATCTGGCGTGGAGCATCAGGGCCCCTTCCTGGAGGCACCCCAGTGACAGCAACACGCAACCCCGCAGCGGCTGAGCGCGCTGTTAGCAACGGCGTTCCGCGCTCATCCGGTCTGCTTGGCGACTACGACAAGGGGCTGTTCTGGCCCGTCCTCAGCATATATCCTGATCATGATCTACGCCCTGGCGGCGCCGGAGCAGACCGGCGCGGCGCTGTCCGGCATACGTGACTTCCTGATCTTCAATTTCGGCTGGAGCTTCGTGCTCGGGGTCGCCGCGACGCTGATCTTCAGCTTCTATCTGTTGCTCAGCCCCTTCGGCAGCATCCGCCTGGGGCCGGATGATTCACGTCCTGAGTTCAGCTATGTGGCGTGGATCTCGATGATCTTTAGCTGCGGGCTGGGCATTGGCTTCGTGTTCTTCAGCGTCGCCGAGCCATTGACGCACCTCTACACCTCCTCGCATGTGCAGGACCTCAATCAGGTCGGCCAGCAGGCCGGGGTATCAACCGCGATCCGCAACACCCTGATGGACTGGGGCATGAATGGCTGGGCACTGTTTGCCGTGGCCGCCTGGGCCATCGCCTTTCCGGCCTATCGCCTCGGGCAGCCGCTGACGGTCGCCACCGGTCTATATGGTCTTCTGGGGGAGCGCTGCAACAGCAGTCTGTGGGGAAAGCTTGCCAACGGGCTTGGCGTGATCGGTACCATCGGCGGCAATGCCACCATGATCGGGCTGGGCGTCACCTCCATCAGCTATGCCTTGAAGGTGCTGTTCGGACTCGAGTTCGGCGCCTTCGGTCAGGCCATGGTGATGCTGGTGATCATCATCGCCTACGTGGCATCGGCGGCGACCGGCATCGGGCGCGGCATCAAGTACCTCAGCCTGCTCAACATGATCATGGCCGGCGCCATATTGCTGGCGCTGCTGGCCTTCGGTCACGCCCCGGCGCAGTACCTGCTGAACATGATCACCCAGCAGTTCGGTGACTACTTCGGCTCGGTATTCGTCAACCAGTTCTGGACCGACGCGGGCAGCTTCGAACAGCGTGAGTGGGTGGGCTGGTGGATGATCTTCTACTGGCTCTGGTACATCTCCTATATCCCCCTCTGCGGCGGTTTCATCGCGCGCATCTCCCGCGGCCGCACCCTGCGCGAATTCGTGTTCGGCGTGGTGGTGGTGCCGATGCTGCTGTCGATCGTGTGGTTCAGCATCTGGGGCGGCTCGGCCGGCTATGCCGAGGTCAATCAGATCGTACCGCTGTGGGAAAGCGTGCAGGGCAATCCGGAATCCGGCATCTACCTGTTGCTGCAGAGCATGCCCGGCGGCTGGTGGCTGTGCCTCGCGGTGCTGTTCAACATCATCGTCTTCGCCGTCACCACCTCGGATTCGGCCTCGTTCTTCTCGGCCATGCAGGTCTCCAATGGCAACGAGAACCCGAAGATCCTGATGCGCCTGCTGTGGGGCGTGATCATCGGCGTCACCGGCATCGTCTTCCAGCTCGCCGGTGGCTTCACCGCCATCAAGTGCCTGGCGATCGTGGTCGGCGCGCCCTTCTTCCTCGTCAGCATCGCTTACATGTTCTCGGTCTATCGCATGCTCAAGGCGACCCATGAACAGCCCGCGACGGCCATGCAGCCGGCCCCTCAGGTAAAGCCTCTGCCTGCCGAAGCCGTTGAGCCGGAAGCCCCAAGTGCTGTCTCACCCACCACGCCAGCTAGTACGCCCGCGCCGCCCTCCCTCCCGGGGTCGGGAAGCCAACCCATCCCGGGCGCGACCTAAACGGCATGACGGGCTCACGTCGACTCGAGCAGGCAAGTCACCCGAGCGCAACGCGCACGAACCAACACCGCCATTGATCGCCAATGACAATGATCACCAATGACAATGATCACCAATGACAACGATCACCAATGACAACGATCGCCAACAACAAGACGGATGGTGACCCACGATGACTGTCAAGCAGCCTTACAACCCTCACTACGACCCTCTCAAGGACAGCTCCCCAGGCGAAGGAGTGGATTATGCGCCGAGCTACTGGCGCTACCACGCAGGGCCGCCGCCAGAGAATGATGGCCCGGTCACTGACGACATGGAGGCCGACGTGGTGCTGATCGGTGCCGGCTTCACCGGCCTTGCCACGGCGATGTTCCTGGCGCGCGAGCATGGCATCAAGGCGGTGGTGCTGGAGGCCAATCAGATCGGCTGGGGCTGCACCAGCCGCAATGGCGGCCAGGGCCATCTGGCCTGGGGGCGCCTGAGTCGCAGCCAGTGGGTCAGGAAATGGGGCGTCGACATGGCGCGCCAGTTGCACGCCAATAGCCTGGAGGGTTTCGAGGTCTTCAAGTCCCTGACCCAGGACCCGGAGGTGGACTGCGAGCCTCAGCCACTGGGCAATCTGCTGATCGCCCACAGTCCGCAGGCCATGCAGCATCTCGAGGCCGAATCACGCCTGTGCAACAACATCCTCGGCTACCGGACCCGAACGCTGGACCGCGCGTCAGTGCATCGTGACTTCATGGGCGATCAGGAGAGTCACGGTGCGATGCTCGAGCCTGAAGGCATCGCGGTACAGCCGCTCAAGCTGGCCTACAGCTACGCGCGTATCGCGCGCCACCATGGCGCCAGAATCCACACCAGCAGCCCGGTGCAGCACTGGACAACCGAGAACGGCATCCACTATCTGCAGACGCCGGGTGGCACGGTGAAGGCGCGCGCGGTGGGCTATACCAGCCCCAATCTTCACTCGCTGACCGCCTATCGCAACATGCCGATCATGGCCAATTCGGTGTGGACGCGCACCCTGACCGACGATGAGATCGAGGCTTGTGGCCTGCGTTCGACCATCCTGACCACGGACACACGCAAGCTGCGTTATTACTATCGCCTACTACCCGAGAAACGCCTGCAGATCGGCACGCGTAGCGCCATCAGTGGCGCGGATGCGCAGAATGCCCGGCATCTGGATGTGGTGCATGAGGCCATCGCGCGCAAGTTCCCGGCGCTGGCCGGCATCGAGACGCCGTGGTTCTCGCATGGATGGATATCTCCCACGACATGATGCCGCGCATCGTGCAGCCGGACCCAAGCAGCAGATCTTCTACTCCCAGGGCTACAGCGGCAACGGCGTGTCGTTCTCGGCCTATGCCTCCAAGCAGCTGGCCGCGCTGATCGCCGGGCAGTCGTTGCCGGAGGCCCATCTGCCGATCTTCAACTCGCCGCTGCCCGCCCATCCACTCAGACCTATCCGGCGCATGGGCCAACACCTGCTCTACAAGTATTTCCAGGTGCTGGACAAGGTGAGCTGAGTAACGCCCCGCGCGAGTTCCGCCACTGATCGCCTCTATCACTTCTCAATACGCCGCGGCGCACTCCAATGCCGTCGCGACACCTCCCACTGACATGCCTCTTGCGGCATGCAAGCACCAGAGAGACGCACCATAAATCGTGAACAGATGACCGCAATGTTCGACGCCTTCAATCGCCACGCCATCGATGAGGTCATGGAGTACTTCGCCGACGATGTGGTCTTCGACACCGTGTCCGGCGATGAGGCGCACGGCACGCGTATCGTCGGTAAAGCCGCCGTGCGCGACGCCTTCGTGAATACCTGGACGACAATGCCCGATGTGCAGTGGGCCAAGGGCGAGTTCTTCTTCGCCGATCAGCGCGTCGTCTCCGAATGCACCTTCATGGCGACCCAGCCCGATGGCCAGCGTGTCGAAGCCGACAGCGTGGATCTCTTCACCATCGAGAAGGGCAAGATCACCCGCAAACAGGCCTTCCGCAAGCAGCGACCGGCCTTTACTCCAGCTGCCTGAGGGTAACGCGCAGCGCATACGCAAAAGGCCAGTCATCATGACTGGCCTTTTGCGTATCAACATCTATCTCGACACGACGATTTGATAACGACACAGGCTTATCTCTTGACGCCGCATGCTGATAATCTTGCTGATGAAAACCGCTGTATGCTTTTCATCCACATGAAACGCCACTCATTGACCGCCAGTTCCCATTGCCAAGAGGAAACCGGATGACCACGGACACAGACTCCTCACAGGCATCAACCGACAGCACACTAAGCAATGCAGAACAGGAAGACCGCCGTATCGGCAGGCAGCTGCGCGACCTGCGCAAGTCCCGCCAGCTGACCTTGAACCAACTGGCAGGCCAAGTCGGCAAATCCGTCGGCTACCTGAGCCAGGTGGAGCGTGGCGTCTCCTCGCTGCCCATCGGAGTGTTGCAGACGCTGAGTGACGCCCTAGACGTGCGCGTCAGCTGGTTCTTCCAGCCGGGCGGCAGTGACTCGGCGGCCGAGCAGGAAACTATCGTGCGCGCGGATCAGCGCCGCGCCATGAACCTTGGCACCATCGGTGCACGGGAAGAATTGCTCTCCCCTCGCCTGAGCGGTCAGCTCATCCTGATCATGACCCGCCTGCAGCCCGGTGGCAGCGGCGGCGAGACACCGCGTGAGCGGCGCGGTGAGGAAGCGGGCTATGTGGAAAGTGGCCAGCTGGAGCTGACCCTCGGCGAACAGATTTTCCTGCTCAACCCGGGCGACAGCTTCTCGCTCACCGGGGAAGAACCCCACTGGATTCGCAATCCCGGCGAGACCGAGACCCGCATCGTCTGGGTGATGACGGGCGTGGAGTACTGAGGCAGCGCGCTCAGGGGCTGCTTGTTCGCGCCATTTTATTTTCCTTCACTTATATACACCCCGCTGATGCATGTCCCTTCTGTTTCATGGCCCTCTTGGTTCATCTCCTCTCTCAATGGGGCATCTTGTCGCGCGTGGTGTAATAGACGCTATCGATATGCGAGAGCATGGCGCGTTCAGCAGCATCCGGGTCACCGGCACGTAGCGCCTCGACAATACGCACATGCTCTTCATAGCTGCGCTTGATCGAGCCGTGTTCGGCCATGACCTGGCGGCGAATGTTGAGCGCGTAGGTATAAAGCTCATCGGCATAGCGGATCAGGATCTCGTTGCGCGAGTATTCGGCGATGACGTGATGGAAGTTCTGATCCGAGAGCTGGAAGTTCACCGGCGAGTCGAAGTGCTGTGACTGGGCTTCCAGCAAGGCGTCCAGCTTCTTGAGCCCTGCTTCATCGATGTGCCGCGCAGCGCGGCGGGCGATGGCCGATTCCACCACGATCCGGCTCTCGAAGACGCTCTCGATATCCAGGTTGTTGAGCTCATCACCCTGTTGACGTGCGGGATGATTGCGGAAGCTGTCGATCACGGCCTCACTGGCACAGACGCGTGACTTGCTGCCGTGCGAGACATTCAAGAGGCCATAGCCCGTCAACAGCGCCAGCCCCCCGCGCACGGTCTCACGACTCACTTCAAACAACTGTGCCAGCTCACGCTCGCTGGGCAGCTCATCTCCATCGCGCAGCAGCCCCGTCAGGATCATCTCGATGAGCTTGTCGGCGAGAATTTCCTTCTTGGTCTGATTCTTCAGCGCTTTCTCGAAGGCGAAAGGCGTCTGCTTCATGCAGCCTCCACTGGTATATATTTCATACCAGCATAACCGACAACCGCATATCACGCATCCACAAACCGACCATGGTCGCAATTTTCGAGAAAACCTTGACCGATCAGCGTGGGCTCGGCTAATTTTTATCTCAACTGGTCCGGTAAACCAACCAGCAGACCATAAAGTGCGAATTGATTGAAGAAACCAACAACAACGCCAACTCTCACAAGGCTGGAATTCACATGTCAGCAACACGCCCTGTCATTGCCCTTACCCTTGGTGACCCCGCCGGTATCGGCCCGGAGCTGATCGCGCGCCTGGTCGCCGAACCCGAGCAATTCGCCGAGACCCACAGCGTGCTGGTCGGCGATCAGTGGCTGTGGGAGCAGGGCCAACGCCAGGCCGGTCTCTTCACCCAGCTGCCGCGCGTCGCAAGCTTCGCCGAGGCCCGCGAGCATGAAGGCCTGTCATTGATGCTGGTGGAAAGCGTGGCCCAGCAGGACGTGACGCTGGCCGAGGAAAGCGCCGCCTGTGGCGCCTCGACCCTCGCGGTGCTGTCTCGCTGCCTGGAAGCAGCCCAGAACGAGGAAGTCGACGCCATCTGCTTCGCGCCGCTCAACAAGCTGTCGATGAAGAAAGGTGGCCTCGGCCATGAGGACGAGCTGCACTTCTTCGCCGAGAAGCTCGGAGTCGAAGGCTATTTCTGCGAGTTCAACACCCTGGGGACGCTGTGGACCTCGCGCATCTCATCGCACATTCCGCTCAAGGACGCCGCCGAGTACGTCACCCAGGAGCGCATCATCGCCGCCAGCCAGCTGATTCATGACTCGCTGAAACTGGCCGGCTTTGAGCGTCCGCGCATCGCCGTCGCCGCCTTCAATCCCCACGGCGGCGAAGGTGGCACCTGTGGCCGCGAGGAAATCGACGTCATCGCGCCGGCCGTCGCGCGCTGCAATGAACAGGGCTACCCGGTCGAAGGCCCCTTCCCGGCCGACACCATATTTATCAAGGCGCGAGATGGCGAGTACGACGCCATCGTGACCATGTACCACGACCAGGGGCAGATCGCGATCAAGCTGCTGGGCTTCAAATCCGGCGTCACCGTCCAGGGCGGCCTGCCCATCCCCATCACCACGCCGGCCCACGGCACCGCCTTCGATATCGCAGGCCTTGGCAAGGCGGACGTCAACCCGACCCGCAATGCCTTCGCGATCGCCAAGCGCATGGGCACCAACCTGCGTGCACTGCGTCTCGAGACCGCTTTTGCCTGATGCCCTTGCGCCTCTCGCTCATGAACCTGAATCAACGCCATCCACAACAAGGATAATTCGATGAAGATCACCAACGTCAGAACCCGCGTCTTCGAATGGAAAGGCCACACCGTCCCTCCGACCGCCCACTTCTGCTCCAACGCCATGGACGAGCTGTGGGACAAGGGCGACTCGATGGGCACCTTCCGCTTCCACGGCTGGACAGTGGTGGAGATCGAGACCGACAACGGCCTGGTCGGGCTGGGCAACGTGGCGCTGGCGCCGCGCATCGCCAAGGCGATCATCGATCAATACCTCACGCCGCTGATCATCGGTCAGGACCCCTTCGACTACGAATACCTGTGGCAGCGCATGTACCGCTCCACCCACGCCTGGGGCCGCAAGGGCATCGGCATGGCCGCCATCTCCGGCGTCGATATCGCCATCTGGGACATCATGGGCAAGGCGGTCGGCAAGCCGGTCTTCAAGCTGCTGGGCGGGCGCACCAAGGAGAAGATCCCCTGCTACGCCTCCAAGCTCTACCGCACCGACCTCAAGGGCATGCAGGAAGAGGCCCAGTCCTATCTGGACCAAGGCTTCACCGCCATGAAGATGCGCTTCGGCTACGGTCCGCGTGATGGGGTCGAGGGCGTGCGTGCCAACCTGGATAGCGTGGCCGCCGTGCGCGAAGTCATCGGCGAGGATGTCGACCTGATGCTCGAGTGCTACATGGGCTGGAACCTGGACTACGCCAAGCGCATGTTGCCGAAGCTGGAACGCTTCCAGCCGCGCTGGCTGGAAGAGCCGGTGATCGCCGATGACATCGATGGCTACGCCGAACTCAATCAGCTGACCAGCATTCCCATCTCCGGCGGCGAGCACGAATTCACCCATTACGGCTTCCGCCAGCTGCTGGAAAAGCGCGCCGTCTCCGTCATCCAGTACGACACCAACCGGGTCGGTGGTATCACCGCCGCGCGCAAGATCAACGCCCTCGCCGAGTCCTTCAGCGTGCCGGTCATCCCGCACGCCGGCCAGATGCACAACTACCACCTGACCATGGCCTCACTGGCCTCCCCGATGAGCGAGTACTTCCCGGTGCATGATGTCGAGATCGGCAACGAGCTCTTCTACTACATCTTCAAGGGTGACCCGGAGCCGGTGAACGGCTTCATCGACCTCGACGAAGAGACCCCGGGGCTGGGCCTCGAGCTGAACAGCGACTACTTCGATCAGTTCAACATCATCGAGTGAGGAAGCCATCATGAGACTCGTCCAACTTCGCACCGCCAATGGCCCGCGGGTCGCCGTGGTCGAAAGCCGCGACCAGCTGCGCCTGCTCGACTTCCCCGGTGGCACCTATGAGCTGGCCTCCCGCGCCATCGAGCTGGGCATCGGGCTCAGCGCGCTGATCGAACAGCACTACTCGCACACCCTGGTCGACTACAAGCAGGCGATCGATCGCCGCGAACTGCTGCCGCCGGTCACCCACCCCGATCGCGCGCGCTGCACCGTCACCGGCACCGGCCTGACCCACCTGGGCAGCGCTGACACCCGCGATGCCATGCATGCCGCCGCCCAGGCACAGAGCGAGAATGACGCCAACGTCACCGACTCGATGCGCATGTTCCGCATGGGCCTCGAGGGCGGAAAGCCCGCCGCGGGTCAGGTCGGCGCGCAGCCGGAATGGTTCTACAAGGGTGACGGCAGCATCGTGGTCGCGCCGGAAACCGCGATCAGCGTGCCGGCCTTCGCCGAGGATGCCGGCGAGGAGCCCGAACTGGTCGGCCTGTACCTCAACGATGCCAATGGCCAGCCGCACCGCATCGGCTACGCCGTGGGCAACGAATTCTCCGACCACATCACCGAGCGCGCCAATTATCTGTGGCTGGCCCACTCCAAACTGCGCGCCTGCAGCTATGGACCTGAGCTGCTGATCGGCGAACTGCCCCAGCACCTGGAAGGCACCAGCCGCATCACCCGCGAAGGCCAGACCCTGTGGGAGAAACCCTTCCTGACCGGTGAGGCCAACATGGCCCACAGCCTGGCCAACCTGGAACACCACCATTTCAAGTACGCCCAGTTCCGCGCGCCCGGTGACCTGCATGTGCACTTCTTCGGCACTGCCACGCTGAGTTTCGCCGATCAGATCAAGGTGCAGGAAGGAGACCGCTTCGAGATCGAACTGCCGGCCTTCGGGCGCGCACTGCGCAACCCGGTCGCGTTCGAGTCCCACGACAACCAAGCGGAACAGCCATCCGCCATGGCGGTGCTGTAAACACTGCCGATCAGCACAAGAAGTAGAGCAAGGATCAGGGTCTTGAGAACCCCGCCATCACACGGCCCTGATCCCGGCAGCACCAGCAGTACCAATAGCACCAACAGCAGCACCAGCGTCAACACGCCGCCTAAGCATCACGACAATAACGAGAAAAGGGTTTCGCCATGACAACCTCACGCCACCACACCACCGCCACCCTCCTGTCCGCCGCCCTACTCAGCCTGGCGATGACAGGCACCGCCACTGCCGCTACCTCGCTGACCTTCGCGCATGCCCACCCGGTCACCGATTCGCAGCATCTGGCCGCCGAGCGCTTCGCCGAACGTCTCGCCGAGCGCAGCGCGGGAGAATTGACGGTCAAGATCTTCCCCAACGGCCAGCTGGGCAATGACCAGGCGATGATTTCCGGTGTCCGCAGCGGCACCATCGACCTGGAGCTCTCCGGCAATCCCTACTTCAGTGGTCTGGTCAGCGAACTCAACGTGCTGGACCTGCCCTTCCTGTTCGATACCCGCGAGCAGGCCTATCAGGTACTGGACGGCGAGGTCGGTCAGAACCTGCTGACTGCCATGCAGCCTCAACAGATCGAAGGCCTCGCCTTCTGGGAAATCGGCTTCCGCAACCTGACCAACTCGCGCCGCGCGGTAGAGACCGCCGAGGACATCAGCGGCCTGACGCTGCGCACCACCCCGAACCCGGCGCATATCGCCGCCTTCCAGGCCCTCGGTGCCAACCCGACTCCGATGCCCTTCGCGGAGCTTTATACCGCGCTGGAAACCCGCACCGTGGATGGCCAGGAGAATCCGGTCAGCCTGATTCGCTCCGCCAACCTGTATTCGGTGCAGGACCATCTGTCACTGACCGCGCACGCCTATACCGCCGCGCCCTTGATCATGAACAAGCAGACGTTCGACAGCCTCGCCCCCGAACTTCAGACGCTGATCAAGGAAGAAGCCCGCGAAGCGGCCCGCTATCAGCGCCAGCTCAATCATGACAATGAACAGGGCGATCTGGCCTTCCTCGAGGAACAGGGCATGCAGGTCGTGCGCGAACCCGATACCGCCAGCATGAGGGCCAAGGTCGCCGAGCCGGTGCGCGCCGAGTTCACCGCCAAGCACGGCAGCGAGCTGCTGGAACGCATCGACGCCGCTCTCGCCCACTGATCAGGCTCGCCTGACTTGCCACTGGAAGGAAGCTCGCCATGCTCTCTGACTCACTCCAATCCCCGGTGATGACTGCGTCTCTTGCCGAACTGGGCGAGCAACGCGAGCGCTATCTGGCCACGCAGCAGGATGAAGATCTGCCGATCATCGATGCCCACATGCATGTCTGGGACCCGACGCGCAATTACCACCCCTGGCTGTGCGATGAGCCGATGATTCCCTTCCGCTACGGCGACTATGCCGCGATTCGTCGCCCCTACCTGCCCGCCGAGCACCTCATGGCAGCGGGAAAGGCGCATCGCGTGATGGGCTGCGTCTACATGGAAGCGGAATGGGCGCGGGGCGATGCGCTCAAGGAAGTGCGCTGGGTCGAGGAGACTGCCCGCGAGACCGGCTGGCCGAATGCCATGATCGCCCAGGCCTGGCTGGATCAGGACGACATCGCCGAGCAACTCGCAACGCTGTGTGAGCCACGTTCCCCCCGTGGCAGCCTGGTCATGGGCATTCGACACAAGCCGGCCGCGCTGGAACGTCATGATCCGAGGCTTGCCACCCACACCATGCCCGGCTCGCTGCGCTGCCCGCGTTATCAGTACGGCGTCAGTGAAGTCGCGCGTCGCGGGCTGATCTTCGAGCTGCAGGTGCCCTGGTGGCACCTCGAGGAACTGTTGCCACTGCTGGGCCGCCACCCCGAGATGCCGGTGGTGATCAATCACGCCGGCGTGCCCGGTGATCGTCATCCCGACACCCTGCGTCAGTGGTCACGGGCCCTCGCCAAGGTCGCCGCCTGGCCCCAGGTGATGATCAAGTTCTCGGGGCTCGGCATCGTGGGTCAGCCCTGGCGGCTGGAAGACAACCGTGAGGTCTTTGCCATCGTGCTGCGCCATTTCGGGGTCCACCGCGTGATGTTCGCCAGCAACTTCCCGGTCGATGGGCTGGTGACCTCACTCGATACGCTGCTGCAGGCATTCAAGGACCTCAGCCGCTCCTTGAGTCCCGAACACCGCCTCAAGCTGTTCTGCGACAACGCCGTGCGCCGCTACCGCTTGAACGCTACCGCCTGACCGGAATGACGACGACCGCCACGACAGCGATTGCCACAACGACAGCCTCTATAACAACAACTTGCAAGGAATTCGCCATGCTTACCCGCCACGCCCTGTCCCATAAAGCTCTGATCAAGACAGTCTCCGCGCTGGGACTGATGCTGACCTTCGCGACCACTGCCCACGCCGAGATCACCGCGCGCATGGGCACCAGTCTGCCGGATGCCCACCCCCAGACGCTGGGGGCCAAGAAGTTCGCACAACTCATCGAGGAAAGATCCGACGGCGAGATCACCGTCAAGGTGTTCTCCAACGGCATTCTGGGCAACGACGTCAACATGACCTCGATGCTGCAGTCCGGGACCCTGGATTTCACCGTACCGTCCACCGCGACCCTCAGCAGTCTCAATCCTGACTTCAACATCGTCAGCCTGCCCTTCCAGTTCGATGACAGTACACATGCGGACGCGGTGCTGGATGGCGAGGCTGGCCGAGCCCTGCTCGCAAGCCTCGATGACAAGCAGCTAGTGGCACTCGAGTACTGGGAAAACGGCTTCCGTCACATGACCAACAGCCGCCGACCCATCGAGACGCTCGAGGACATCGAAGGCCTCAAGATTCGCACCATGCAGAATGCGCTCTATATCGACCTCTTCAATGGGCTGGGTGCCAACGCCGTGCCCATGTCGGTCAATGAGCTGTTTACCGCCATGGAGACCCGCACGGTGGATGGCCAGGAAAACCCCTACACCGTGATCGACGCCAAGCGCTTCTTCGAGGTCCAGAAGTATCTTTCGCGCACCGCGCATGCCTATGACGCCCTGGTGCTGGTCGCCTCGGCAGGCTTCATGCAGTCACTCGATGAGGCGCAGCGCCAGCTGGTCCGCGAGGCCGCCCGTGAAGCCACGCTCTATCAGCGCGAACAGAGCCGCGCCCTGAACGAGGAATTGCTGAGTGCCCTTGAGAAGAAGATGGCCGTCAACGTGGTCGCGGACAGTGAGCGCCAGCGCATGCGTGAGGCCCTGGCACCGGTGATCGAGCAGCACACCCAGGCGCTTGACGCAGACGTGGTGACGCAGTTCCAGACCGCCCTGGCCGACGCGCGCTGAACACTTTCATCAGCGCCTGTGTCATCAGCCCCTGACATCAGTCCCAGCCACCGACACGCGGCAGCGCCCTTTTCGCTGCAACCAGAGGGGCGCAATGACAGCGCTGCCGCACCGTCATCGAGATGCCTCCCTCGGGGATGACACCATGAACAAACTGACCCAAGAGATGCCGTTATCCATGTCGATCAAACCGCCCTCTGCCACGCACGCCGAGTCCCGCAAGGCCGCTGGCGCCGAGCAGAACAAGGCAGCTCCGCAGGACAAGACAACTGTGCAGG comes from bacterium Scap17 and encodes:
- a CDS encoding amidohydrolase family protein; its protein translation is MLSDSLQSPVMTASLAELGEQRERYLATQQDEDLPIIDAHMHVWDPTRNYHPWLCDEPMIPFRYGDYAAIRRPYLPAEHLMAAGKAHRVMGCVYMEAEWARGDALKEVRWVEETARETGWPNAMIAQAWLDQDDIAEQLATLCEPRSPRGSLVMGIRHKPAALERHDPRLATHTMPGSLRCPRYQYGVSEVARRGLIFELQVPWWHLEELLPLLGRHPEMPVVINHAGVPGDRHPDTLRQWSRALAKVAAWPQVMIKFSGLGIVGQPWRLEDNREVFAIVLRHFGVHRVMFASNFPVDGLVTSLDTLLQAFKDLSRSLSPEHRLKLFCDNAVRRYRLNATA
- a CDS encoding TRAP transporter substrate-binding protein, which gives rise to MTTTATTAIATTTASITTTCKEFAMLTRHALSHKALIKTVSALGLMLTFATTAHAEITARMGTSLPDAHPQTLGAKKFAQLIEERSDGEITVKVFSNGILGNDVNMTSMLQSGTLDFTVPSTATLSSLNPDFNIVSLPFQFDDSTHADAVLDGEAGRALLASLDDKQLVALEYWENGFRHMTNSRRPIETLEDIEGLKIRTMQNALYIDLFNGLGANAVPMSVNELFTAMETRTVDGQENPYTVIDAKRFFEVQKYLSRTAHAYDALVLVASAGFMQSLDEAQRQLVREAAREATLYQREQSRALNEELLSALEKKMAVNVVADSERQRMREALAPVIEQHTQALDADVVTQFQTALADAR